A genomic segment from Bacillus rossius redtenbacheri isolate Brsri chromosome 5, Brsri_v3, whole genome shotgun sequence encodes:
- the LOC134531559 gene encoding uncharacterized protein LOC134531559 has product MSCNDEIIEDEPCLKGKEHNVQKGRVKTNDDVWDSKHTDQLESNDTPCGNGSVVERSLAEDTVKNVSTEQVEYSTEQSYSTSAGVATLSLLSTTAKRVWDKKFFCTFCKTWQAKLPRHLERKHANEMEVAQFLCLPKCSVQRKEKMAAISNRGLFQHNVQVFKTGSGVLVPKRRPNKPTEVTKYLPCEVCGAFYVKKYLVRHQAKCRKKINAKKRSVRDRTAQARSSLLIPTNKETSSRFKEHILSRMTHDDVFQEISSDNLIQSFGEYLFEKLCHMERHHRMVADRCRELGRFMKKVKEIDPSVKNITELIMPGKYQLIKKAVQFLAGFDFETNTFAIPTLALKLGHSLKKCACILKGTFMEDDVLRQRIGEVNNFLELIELKWTTEIATKAHRTLEERKWNAPRRLPLAKDIVVLNKFLLEEDARLSSQLVKQTTANTFEQLTEVSLCRTLVLNRRRVGEVQYMLVKDYKQISRLDPESDTFKTLTESEKALTQKLKRIEIRGKKGRKVPVILTKDMQSSINLLLSSREACGVSKNNKYLFPSLRHESGHYRAHVVLRKMAIASGAQNPTTLTSTKLRKHVATMTQLLNLRTHELDAVAAFMGHDIRVHRQYYRLQDDALDLAKVSKLLINLDKGKLSSMKDKNLDDMTVASDESLSEDDDVDMLDKGEVLENENFPRNEPPIIPSTSVDDDTATIPSAFVDVCSPQVPKKTVSLSKFNVDNKRAGMKKPTRSIKPRPWSTEELKCVREYFKGFIHLKTIPRKDDVMKFLSCHGSQLNKRSWPDVKWCVRNSFNKTK; this is encoded by the coding sequence ATGTCCTGTAATGATGAAATAATTGAAGATGAACCATGCTTGAAAGGCAAAGAACACAATGTTCAAAAAGGAAGAGTAAAAACAAATGATGATGTTTGGGATTCAAAACATACCGATCAACTTGAATCTAACGATACACCTTGTGGCAATGGTAGTGTGGTGGAACGATCATTAGCTGAGGACACAGTGAAAAATGTATCTACAGAACAAGTTGAATATTCAACTGAACAAAGTTACAGTACTTCAGCTGGTGTTGCAACATTGTCTTTGTTGTCTACCACAGCAAAGAGAGTTTgggacaaaaaatttttttgtacattttgcaAGACCTGGCAGGCAAAATTACCCAGACATCTGGAAAGGAAACATGCTAATGAAATGGAAGTGGCACAATTTTTGTGTCTACCTAAATGTAGTGTTCAAAGGAAAGAAAAAATGGCTGCTATAAGTAATCGGGGGTTGTTCCAACACAATGTTCAGGTTTTCAAGACAGGGTCTGGAGTACTTGTACCAAAAAGGCGGCCGAATAAACCAACCGAAGTGACTAAGTATTTGCCATGCGAAGTTTGCGGAGCATTTTATGTAAAGAAATACTTAGTACGACACCAGGCAAAGTGTAGAAAAAAGATCAATGCTAAAAAGAGAAGTGTAAGGGATCGTACTGCACAAGCAAGAAGTTCTCTGCTTATTCCAACCAATAAAGAAACAAGTTCTAGGTTTAAGGAACATATCTTGAGTAGAATGACACATGACGATGTTTTCCAGGAAATATCTTCTGACAATTTAATTCAATCCTTCGGGGAATATCTTTTCGAAAAATTGTGTCATATGGAGAGACATCATAGAATGGTGGCGGATAGATGTAGGGAATTGGGTAGATTTATGAAAAAGGTGAAAGAAATTGATCCAAGTGTCAAGAATATTACTGAGCTTATAATGCCTGGAAAATATCAGCTTATAAAGAAAGCCGTTCAATTTCTTGCTGGTTTTGATTTTGAAACAAACACATTTGCAATCCCAACCCTTGCACTTAAACTGGGGCATTCTCTCAAGAAGTGTGCGTGCATATTGAAAGGGACTTTTATGGAAGATGATGTTCTGAGACAACGTATAGgcgaagtaaacaattttttggaGTTAATAGAATTGAAGTGGACCACTGAAATAGCAACAAAAGCCCACCGAACTTTGGAAGAAAGAAAATGGAATGCACCACGAAGATTGCCCCTGGCCAAGGATATAGTGGTGTTGAATAAATTTCTCCTGGAAGAGGATGCACGCTTGAGTAGTCAACTAGTGAAACAAACTACCGCAAATACATTTGAACAGCTAACAGAGGTTTCGCTTTGCCGAACACTTGTGCTGAATCGCCGACGTGTTGGTGAAGTTCAGTACATGTTGGTTAAGGACTACAAACAAATTTCTCGTTTAGATCCTGAGTCTGATACTTTCAAAACACTAACCGAATCAGAAAAAGCCCTAACACAGAAGCTGAAGCGAATTGAAATTAGAGGGAAAAAAGGAAGGAAGGTTCCAGTTATTCTCACCAAAGACATGCAGTCGTCAATAAATTTACTGTTATCTTCAAGAGAGGCGTGCGGTGTCAgtaaaaacaacaaatatttatttccttcCTTAAGACACGAGTCTGGCCATTATCGAGCACATGTTGTGTTGAGGAAAATGGCAATAGCAAGTGGTGCCCAAAATCCAACAACATTGACCTCGACGAAACTGCGGAAACATGTCGCCACGATGACTCAATTATTAAATTTGAGAACTCATGAGCTGGATGCTGTAGCTGCATTTATGGGCCATGACATCCGTGTCCACCGGCAGTACTATCGTCTGCAAGATGACGCTTTAGATCTAGCAAAGGTAAGCAAACTGCTCATTAATTTGGATAAAGGTAAACTTTCTTCGATGAAAGATAAGAACCTGGACGACATGACAGTGGCAAGTGACGAAAGTTTGTCAGAAGATGACGATGTTGACATGTTAGACAAGGGTGAAGTGCTTGAAAATGAAAACTTTCCACGAAACGAACCACCCATTATTCCCAGTACATCAGTCGATGACGATACAGCCACTATTCCCAGTGCTTTTGTGGATGTGTGTTCGCCACAAGTTCCTAAGAAAACTGTGTCCTTGAGCAAGTTTAACGTGGATAATAAGAGAGCAGGAATGAAAAAACCAACACGTTCGATCAAACCTCGCCCGTGGTCAACAGAGGAATTGAAATGTGTTCGGGAATATTTCAAAGGATTCATTCACCTCAAAACAATTCCAAGAAAAGATGATGTTATGAAATTCTTATCTTGTCATGGAAGCCAACTAAACAAAAGGTCTTGGCCTGATGTAAAATGGTGCGTACGAAATTCATTCAACAAGACAAAGTAG